A genome region from Arachis duranensis cultivar V14167 chromosome 6, aradu.V14167.gnm2.J7QH, whole genome shotgun sequence includes the following:
- the LOC107492604 gene encoding F-box protein At2g26850-like gives MESSIEKKGDYYCYCTSLLSLPESILDCILKRLSPKELITISQVCTNLRVRCRSDHLWENHIKKKWGKVFGDVAYKEWQWHVTKSKEEKGNTFYQMIINGENDGSLGTFSGSWPMLCLGSYLIDSKNILSGQLLLSNSLMMMMALYISLENGKFWFPAQVYRELLVSNALVSYDSKTNTFQARQQMGGWRIIGNSIRWDKVRAPPNETSQCNIPHQLSDSLHHLRPGDHIEIQWKASTEVPYDWWYAVIGHLNSCKEDENCCGCQHSETLMVEFKQYHVESGMRKARLQRNKNGQQCENQCGIYGGIRKLQSEEEIHKWKQLFPPHHNQTPVPVYLPLNLRMHN, from the exons ATGGAGAGTAGTATTGAAAAGAAAGgtgattattattgttattgtacCTCTCTGTTGAGTTTACCTGAATCCATTTTGGATTGCATTCTCAAGCGCCTTTCACCAAAAGAACTCATTACAATATCTCAAGTGTGTACCAATTTAAGGGTTAGATGTAGAAGTGATCATTTGTGGGAAAACCATATAAAGAAGAAATGGGGTAAAGTCTTTGGTGATGTTGCTTACAAAGAGTGGCAGTGGCATGTAACAAAATCAAAGGAGGAAAAAGGAAACACCTTCTATCAAATGATTATCAATGGTGAAAATGATGGGTCACTAGGGACTTTTAGTGGTTCTTGGCCTATGCTATGCCTTGGTTCATATTTAATTGATTCCAAGAATATTCTTAGTGGTCAATTATTATTGTCAAATAGccttatgatgatgatggctttgTATatctctctggaaaatggcaaGTTTTGGTTCCCAGCACAAGTCTATAGG GAATTATTAGTCAGTAATGCCTTAGTCAGCTATGATTCCAAAACTAATACCTTTCAAGCAAG GCAACAAATGGGTGGTTGGAGGATTATAGGGAACAGCATTAGGTGGGATAAGGTGAGAGCTCCACCAAATGAAACCTCTCAATGCAATATTCCTCATCAATTATCAGATTCTTTACATCACCTAAGGCCCGGTGACCATATTGAGATTCAATGGAAAGCAAGTACTGAAGTTCCTTACG ATTGGTGGTATGCTGTAATCGGTCACTTGAACTCATGTAAGGAGGATGAGAATTGCTGTGGTTGTCAACACTCCG AGACGTTGATGGTGGAGTTCAAGCAATACCATGTTGAGTCAGGGATGAGAAAAGCAAGGCTACAAAGAAATAAGAATGGTCAACAATGTGAAAATCAGTGTGGAATTTATGGAGGAATCAGAAAGCTTCAGAGTGAGGAGGAGATTCATAAATGGAAGCAGCTCTTCCCACCTCATCATAATCAAACTCCTGTTCCTGTATATCTCCCTTTAAATCTTAGAATGCACAATTAA
- the LOC107492580 gene encoding uncharacterized protein LOC107492580, with the protein MISQDHAKLDSDTIADAIRPLVKADPSIKVKSVIAEVQGRFNYTVSYQKAWLAKQKAIAKVFAFRHCKPLVQVDGTHLYEKYKGALLVAVAQDGNQNIVPIAFAIVEGETADAWEFFLTNLRRYVVTIDGVGIISDHHTSIDAAIARSNGAWSPPRVWHMYCIRHIESNFLRRFKAPYLHKLVVNTGYSRTEQEYNKNYQRLKERGEAYTQWCDEIGVERWVLAFDGSHRWGHITTNLVECINYVLKGARNLPVTALVRSTFYRLNELFTQKSTEAHEYLRNGFTYSEFATKRVEESFRRAGNIVVNRFNRRNEMFEVCEMQDGTIYTVNLAQRHCDCGHFQVKRLPCRHVLACCTNQRPDWQVYVHDVYKMSEICKVYRGEFVLMGDPSTWNRYEGVKVIANWTLRHATKGRPKSTRYLNEMDSRDMRGPRKCTICGREGHSRSRRPQRAGPSSVGGH; encoded by the exons ATGATTTCACAAGATCATGCCAAGTTGGACTCGGACACAATTGCAGATGCCATTAGGCCGTTGGTTAAAGCAGACCCCTCGATAAAGGTGAAGTCTGTTATTGCAGAAGTCCAAGGCAGGTTCAACTACACTGTGAGTTACCAGaaggcttggttggcaaagcagaaAGCTATCGCAAAAGTTTTCG CATTCAGACACTGCAAGCCACTGGTGCAAGTTGATGGCACGCACCTGTACGAAAAATATAAAGGTGCACTTCTGGTAGCGGTTGCACAAGATGGGAATCAAAACATTGTGCCTATTGCATTTGCAATTGTCGAGGGCGAGACAGCAGACGCATGGGAGTTTTTCCTAACCAATTTGCGGAGATATGTTGTTACCATTGATGGTGTGGGTATTATTTCAGACCACCATACCTCCATCGACGCTGCAATAGCTCGCAGTAACGGTGCATGGTCACCACCAAGGGTGTGGCACATGTACTGCATCAGGCACATCGAGTCCAACTTTTTAAGGAGGTTCAAGGCTCCATATTTACATAAACTCGTGGTGAACACAG GCTATTCTAGGACGGAGCAGGAGTACAACAAAAACTACCAAAGGCTTAAAGAGCGGGGTGAGGCATATACTCAATGGTGCGATGAGATCGGTGTTGAGAGATGGGTGTTGGCATTCGATGGTAGTCATCGTTGGGGACATATAACGACAAACTTGGTAGAGTGCATAAATTATGTCCTGAAGGGTGCACGCAACCTTCCTGTGACTGCCCTTGTCCGGTCAACTTTCTATCGGCTGAATGAGTTGTTTACTCAGAAGAGTACCGAGGCTCATGAGTATCTCCGCAACGGATTCACGTATTCAGAATTTGCAACGAAGAGAGTTGAAGAAAGCTTCCGACGTGCAGGAAACATTGTGGTCAACCGGTTCAACAGGCGCAACGAGATGTTTGAGGTTTGCGAGATGCAAGATGGTACCATTTACACAGTTAATCTTGCACAACGACACTGCGACTGTGGCCATTTCCAGGTCAAGCGACTCCCATGTCGCCACGTGCTTGCATGTTGCACCAACCAGCGTCCTGATTGGCAGGTGTATGTGCACGACGTGTACAAGATGTCTGAAATTTGCAAGGTATACAGAGGCGAGTTTGTTCTTATGGGTGACCCATCTACATGGAATAGATATGAAGGAGTGAAGGTGATTGCCAATTGGACATTGAGGCACGCAACGAAAGGAAGACCGAAGTCAACCCGCTACTTAAATGAGATGGATTCGCGGGATATGCGTGGTCCTCGCAAGTGCACTATATGTGGACGCGAGGGACATAGCCGCAGCCGACGTCCTCAGCGCGCAGGTCCAAGCTCCGTTGGAGGTCATTAG
- the LOC107492701 gene encoding beta-amyrin 11-oxidase — MKMEIISWVWTTGATLLAWYFLLNTLGRRINEWYYDFKLGDKHRLLPPGDMGWPLLGKTLHYFKHPHLFVHNLVSKYGEIGMYKTHLFMKPTIVVSSLEASRRVLTDDKNFRSSYPETAITVVKTILSEVSSEDRKRFRRLVTSPILGYNALAMFLERIEDIVVNSLQRMANDSIQHPIEVITETKSLSMRVILHIFMGSKDQNIIKQVEHLFSDIDDALFSWPINLPGFSYYKALKNRKKMEKIVGSFVQDRKMMLKNGEVLSEKKDLVDVLLELEDVNGRKLKDEDIVDLLILFLIAGQQTTASTIMWAMIYLTNNPLVFKKAKEEQEEIMKSRSPSQQYISIEEIKKMVYLSKVVNEVLRVTDFSFLLFREATADVNINGYTIPKGWKAVILPKTCHMSSQYFTNPKNFDPSRWDDDNNNNNNNANREAFIPFGAGTRMCAGRDLTKIEMLIFLHHFVLNYKFEQINPECPVSYLPLPVPKDNCLAKVAKYFISLEIYDKIMEGFG, encoded by the exons ATGAAAATGGAGATAATAAGTTGGGTTTGGACGACTGGTGCCACATTGTTGGCATGGTACTTTTTGTTAAACACATTGGGGAGAAGGATCAATGAATGGTATTATGATTTCAAGTTAGGAGACAAGCATCGTCTTCTTCCTCCTGGTGACATGGGTTGGCCTCTTCTCGGCAAAACATTGCACTATTTCAAGCACCCTCATTTATTTGTCCACAATCTTGTTTCCAA ATATGGAGAAATTGGAATGTACAAGACACACTTGTTCATGAAGCCAACTATCGTGGTGTCCAGTCTAGAGGCCTCAAGGAGAGTGTTAACTGACGATAAAAACTTTAGGTCTAGTTATCCTGAAACCGCCATAACAGTGGTTAAAACGATCTTATCTGAAGTGTCAAGCGAGGATCGCAAGCGTTTTCGACGCTTAGTCACTTCCCCCATTCTGGGTTACAATGCTTTGGCCATGTTTCTTGAACGCATAGAGGACATTGTTGTCAATTCACTCCAACGAATGGCCAATGATAGCATACAACATCCTATTGAGGTCATCACGGAGACCAAGTCTCTCTCCATGAGAGTCATCCTTCACATCTTCATGGGATCTAAGGATCAAAACATAATCAAGCAAGTTGAACATTTGTTTAGTGATATTGATGATGCCTTGTTCTCTTGGCCAATTAACTTACCTGGTTTTTCTTATTACAAAGCTCTCAAG AACCGCAAGAAGATGGAAAAAATAGTTGGATCCTTTGTGCAAGATAGAAAGATGATGTTAAAAAATGGTGAAGTATTATCAGAGAAGAAAGATCTTGTGGATGTTCTTTTGGAACTGGAAGATGTGAATGGtcgaaaattaaaggatgaagacattgttgactTGTTGATATTATTCTTAATAGCTGGTCAGCAGACTACAGCCAGCACTATAATGTGGGCAATGATTTATCTTACTAACAATCCACTTGTCTTCAAGAAAGCTAAG GAGGAGCAAGAAGAAATCATGAAGTCAAGGTCACCTTCGCAACAATATATAAGTATTGAGGAAATTAAGAAAATGGTTTATCTAAGTAAG GTAGTTAACGAAGTGTTACGTGTGACCGATTTTTCGTTTCTACTTTTTCGAGAGGCGACTGCTGATGTGAATATCAATG GTTATACCATACCCAAAGGATGGAAAGCAGTAATTTTACCGAAAACTTGTCATATGTCTTCTCAATATTTTAccaatccaaaaaattttgatCCTTCCAGATGGGAT gatgataataataataataataataatgcaaatcGAGAAGCCTTCATTCCTTTTGGAGCTGGAACAAGGATGTGCGCTGGAAGAGATCTCACCAAAATTGAAATGCTCATCTTTCTACATCATTTCGTTCTTAATTACAA gtTTGAGCAAATAAATCCAGAATGTCCTGTCTCTTACCTCCCACTACCCGTGCCTAAAGATAATTGTCTTGCTAAGGTCGCAAAATACTTTATATCCCTTGAgatatatgataaaataatggAAGGATTCGGATGA